In Helianthus annuus cultivar XRQ/B chromosome 3, HanXRQr2.0-SUNRISE, whole genome shotgun sequence, a single window of DNA contains:
- the LOC110927973 gene encoding uncharacterized protein LOC110927973: protein MANSTNRLPILFKNRSWTTDIHRDIEWEKLKLKQRRRNLHRRSMSANAASEFDVMDEDISELQACFELGFGLDPSNELDPKLKRAFPALELYIAVNRQFNGRDLSRSSSIDSDCSSNSSMSSRLIVDPSDNPKMVKMRLKRWAQVVACSVHEAFTQPTIEFEE from the exons ATGGCCAACTCGACGAACCGGCTTCCGATTCTATTCAAAAACCGCTCGTGGACCACGGACATCCACCGCGACATAGAATGGGAGAAATTAAAGCTCAAACAAAGACGAAGGAACTTGCACCGCCGCAGCATGAGTGCGAATGCTGCGTCGGAGTTTGATGTCATGGATGAAGATATTAGCGAGCTTCAAGCTTGCTTCGAGCTCGGGTTTGGGTTGGATCCGTCAAATGAATTGGATCCGAAGCTTAAACGGGCTTTTCCTGCACTTGAATTGTACATTGCTGTTAACCGCCAGTTTAACGGTCGAGATCTTTCGAGGTCTTCGTCGATTGATTCTGATTGTTCGTCGAACTCTAGCATGTCTTCGCGCCTCATTGTTGATCCAA GTGATAATCCAAAAATGGTGAAGATGAGATTGAAGAGATGGGCGCAGGTGGTTGCTTGTTCGGTTCATGAAGCTTTCACTCAGCCAACAATTGAATTTGAAGaatga